A genomic window from Anticarsia gemmatalis isolate Benzon Research Colony breed Stoneville strain chromosome 24, ilAntGemm2 primary, whole genome shotgun sequence includes:
- the LOC142983503 gene encoding trehalose transporter 1-like protein: protein MEKPTMHMLSVQEKGGETKKANQYIAAVAAAIGAVIAGTILAWTSPANPQLTPKANTTVTNGTALNFTVSAVNHTLNESRILINSNGHPAEFLLTTAESSLVSSILAIGAALSAIPVGILVQKVGRRPTILILAIPFTINWLLTIFANGAGMLVAARFFAGLGTGGICVAAPMYIGEIAETSIRGSLGAFFQLFLTVGILFTYVVGGWTHWKTLSIICAVLPPLLVAVFWWMPETPQYLLGKNRRRDAERSLRWLRGPDADLSGELEEMQKEVDEASRQRAGITSMITNRPSRMALICGLGLMFFQQFSGINAVIFYTNDIFHSAGSNIDPVIATIIVGVVQTIATYISSVLVDKAGRRILLLQSCIIMGTCLIVLGIYFKLQFDKYDVASFGWLPLLCMVLFIVSFSMGFGPIPWMMMAELFPVEFRGAATGVTVVTNWVLVFVVTLCFPIMRDAVGIYSCFWFFAAVMVVCVFFVFLLIPETKGKTVSQIQAMLAGK, encoded by the exons ATGGAGAAGCCGACGATGCACATGCTCTCCGTGCAGGAGAAGGGAGGAGAGACGAAGAAAGCCAATCAATACATCGCTGCCGTTGCAG CGGCAATTGGCGCAGTGATAGCTGGTACGATCCTGGCGTGGACGTCACCCGCCAACCCTCAGCTGACGCCGAAGGCCAACACCACCGTCACTAATGGAACAGCCCTGAACTTCACCGTCTCTGCTGTCAACCATACCTTGAACGAAAGCCGTATACTCATCAACTCCAATGGACATCCTGCTGAATTCCTACTCACCACAGCTGAAT CATCCCTGGTGTCTTCAATCCTGGCTATAGGAGCGGCGCTGTCAGCTATCCCCGTGGGCATCCTGGTGCAGAAGGTGGGCAGACGTCCCACGATCCTCATCCTCGCTATACCGTTCACCATCAACTGGTTGCTCACTATTTTCGCCAATGGAGCTGGTATGCTGGTCGCTGCCAGGTTCTTCGCTGGATTGGGAACag GTGGCATTTGCGTGGCCGCTCCAATGTACATCGGTGAGATCGCGGAGACATCCATCCGTGGTTCTCTGGGGGCGTTCTTCCAACTGTTCCTGACTGTGGGCATCCTGTTCACGTACGTGGTCGGAGGATGGACTCACTGGAAGACTCTGTCCATCATCTGTGCTGTACTGCCTCCACTATTGGTCGCTGTCTTCTG GTGGATGCCGGAAACCCCTCAATACTTACTGGGCAAGAACCGTAGGCGTGATGCTGAACGTTCTCTGAGGTGGCTCCGAGGACCTGACGCCGACCTGTCTGGAGAACTCGAGGAAATGCAGAAAGAG gTTGACGAGGCGTCCCGTCAGCGCGCCGGCATCACGAGCATGATCACCAACCGTCCGTCACGCATGGCGCTCATCTGCGGCCTCGGCCTCATGTTCTTCCAGCAGTTCAGCGGCATCAACGCCGTCATCTTCTACACCAACGACATCTTCCACTCCGCCGGCTCCAACATTGACCCGGTCATCGCCACCATCATTGTAGGAGTCGTACAAACCATCGCCACTTATATTTCCTCTGTTCTAGTAGACAAGGCCGGCAGACGTATCCTTCTTCTTCAGAGTTGTATCATCATGGGCACCTGCCTTATCGTGTTAGGCATCTACTTCAAACTGCAGTTCGATAAATACGACGTCGCGTCTTTCGGTTGGCTACCTTTGTTATGTATGGTGTTGTTCATCGTGTCTTTCTCGATGGGCTTCGGTCCAATCCCTTGGATGATGATGGCGGAGTTGTTCCCAGTTGAATTCCGAGGTGCGGCGACGGGAGTTACTGTAGTCACCAACTGGGTGCTGGTGTTCGTAGTTACTCTTTGCTTCCCCATCATGAGGGACGCTGTCGGTATCTACAGCTGCTTCTGGTTCTTCGCTGCCGTGATGGTTGTTTGTGTGTTCTTTGTCTTCTTACTGATTCCTGAGACTAAGGGCAAGACTGTATCTCAGATTCAGGCCATGTTGGCCGGGAAGTGA